One window of the Fusobacterium varium genome contains the following:
- the infA gene encoding translation initiation factor IF-1, giving the protein MSKKDVIELEGTILEALPNAMFKVELENGHTILGHISGKMRMNYIKILPGDGVTVQISPYDLSRGRIVYRKKN; this is encoded by the coding sequence ATGTCGAAAAAAGATGTTATCGAATTAGAAGGTACTATTTTAGAGGCCCTTCCAAATGCAATGTTTAAAGTTGAATTAGAGAATGGTCATACTATTTTAGGCCACATTTCTGGGAAAATGAGAATGAACTATATCAAAATTTTACCTGGAGATGGAGTAACTGTACAAATCTCTCCTTATGACTTGTCAAGGGGTAGAATAGTATACAGAAAGAAAAATTAA
- the rpmJ gene encoding 50S ribosomal protein L36, giving the protein MKVRVSVKPICDKCKVIKRHGKVRVICENPKHKQVQG; this is encoded by the coding sequence GTGAAAGTAAGAGTATCAGTTAAACCTATTTGTGACAAGTGTAAAGTTATCAAGAGACATGGGAAAGTAAGAGTAATTTGTGAAAACCCAAAACATAAACAAGTTCAAGGATAA
- the rpsK gene encoding 30S ribosomal protein S11, with the protein MAKKKVAKIKKKLKNIPNGVAHIHSTFNNTIVAITDAEGKVVSWKSGGTSGFKGTKKGTPFAAQIAAEQAANIAMENGMKKVEVKVKGPGSGREACIRSLQAAGLEVTKITDVTPVPHNGCRPPKRRRV; encoded by the coding sequence TTGGCTAAGAAAAAAGTAGCTAAGATCAAAAAGAAATTGAAAAATATTCCTAACGGAGTTGCTCATATACACTCAACTTTCAACAACACTATAGTTGCTATTACTGATGCAGAAGGTAAAGTTGTAAGCTGGAAATCAGGAGGTACTTCTGGATTCAAAGGTACTAAGAAAGGAACTCCATTTGCAGCTCAAATCGCAGCTGAACAAGCAGCAAATATAGCTATGGAAAATGGAATGAAAAAAGTAGAAGTAAAAGTGAAAGGTCCAGGTTCTGGAAGAGAAGCTTGTATCAGATCTTTACAAGCAGCTGGATTAGAAGTAACTAAAATCACTGACGTTACTCCAGTTCCACACAATGGTTGTAGACCACCAAAAAGAAGAAGAGTTTAA
- the rpsM gene encoding 30S ribosomal protein S13, whose protein sequence is MARIAGVDIPRNKRVEIALTYIYGIGKPTSQKVLTEAGVNFDTRVKDLTEEEVNKIRAIVETIKVEGDLRKEVRLSIKRLMDIKCYRGLRHKMNLPVRGQSSKTNARTVKGPKKPIKK, encoded by the coding sequence TTGGCTAGAATAGCAGGAGTAGATATCCCAAGAAACAAAAGAGTTGAGATAGCTCTAACTTACATTTACGGAATCGGAAAACCAACTTCACAAAAAGTATTAACAGAAGCTGGAGTTAACTTCGATACAAGAGTTAAGGATTTAACTGAAGAAGAAGTAAACAAAATCAGAGCCATTGTAGAAACTATTAAGGTAGAGGGAGATCTTAGAAAAGAAGTAAGACTTTCTATAAAAAGACTTATGGATATCAAATGTTACAGAGGATTAAGACACAAAATGAATCTACCTGTAAGAGGACAAAGTTCAAAAACTAACGCAAGAACTGTTAAAGGTCCTAAAAAACCAATCAAAAAATAA